The Colletotrichum higginsianum IMI 349063 chromosome 2, whole genome shotgun sequence genome has a segment encoding these proteins:
- a CDS encoding DNA topoisomerase: MKVLCVAEKPSISKAVAGHLAGRNPEVYIKNYGFDFDFGAPWGPCSVTMTAVVGHLTGLDFTPENKNWSHPPPESLFTAPVVTFVPQDKKTVAENIERQARYCQLLIIWTDCDREGEHIGKEIVNAARKGNSRIAVKRATFSNIERAHILTAARRLTDLDQKQVDAVDARIELDLRIGYAFTRFLTNSLRPLGGPLQERTISYGSCQFPTLGFVVDRYFRVQNFVPEQFWSIKVMHSREGKKVNFNWSRNRLFDRMSVIILYERCIRANKATVTKVQEKPTRKWKPLPLTTVELQKAATRLLRMSGQQAMTVAEGLYNKGFISYPRTETDRFDKGIDLKALVRKQTPDNRWGEYAQGLLDGNFQQPREGKHDDKAHPPIHPVTYAAPTVLNADERQLYEYVVRRFLACCSEDAKGLATDVEILYGEETFHARGLVVLERNYLDVFVYEKWNDSAQLPQFAPGEIFQPTEAMMTDGKTSPPGYLTEADLIALMDANGIGTDATMAEHIQKIQDREYVQLADGGQRGQDDDDDDGDGQDRPPSPPARGGRGGRGSRGGRGGARGGRGASSASGRRGLKVFIPTQLGVALITGFDRMEFETSLGKPFLRKEMENKMKAICDGRMTKDAVLRESLGQYRQVFRDSQERLNVLKAACREFMSIRA, encoded by the exons ATGAAGGTTCTTTGTGTCGCAGAGAAGCCGTCCATCTCCaaggccgtggccggccACTTGGCTGGACGAAACCCCGAAGTT TATATCAAGAACTACGGCTTCGACTTCGACTTTGGCGCGCCATGGGGCCCCTGCAGCGTCACCAtgaccgccgtcgtcggccatctCACGGGGCTCGACTTCACCCCGGAGAACAAGAACTGGTCGCACCCACCTCCCGAGAGTCTGTTCACCGCGCCAGTCGTGACCTTCGTGCCCCAG GACAAGAAGACTGTGGCCGAGAACATTGAGCGCCAGGCCCGATACTGCCAGCTCCTTATCATCTGGACGGATTGCGATCGAGAGGGAGAACACATCGGGAAGGAGATCGTCAATGCCGCCAGGAAGGGCAACAGTAGGATCGCCGTCAAGCGCGCCACATTCAGCAACATCGAGCGAGC ACACATACTCACCGCCGCGCGACGCCTGACAGACCTGGACCAGAAGCAGGTCGATGCCGTGGATGCGAGGATAGAGTTGGATCTCCGAATCGGCTACGCCTTCACCCGCTTCCTGACCAACAGCCTTCGGCCTCTTGGAGGGCCTCTGCAGGAACGGACAATCAGCTATG GCTCGTGCCAGTTCCCGACCCTGGGCTTTGTTGTCGACCGGTACTTTCGCGTCCAGAACTTCGTGCCGGAGCAGTTCTGGAGCATCAAGGTCATGCACTCTCGCGAAGGCAAAAAAGTCAACTTCAACTGGTCGCGGAACCGACTGTTCGACCGCATGTCGGTCATCATCCTCTACGAGCGATGCATCAGGGCCAACAAGGCCACCGTGACAAAAGTCCAAgagaagccgacgaggaagtGGAAACCCCTGCCCCTGACCACCGTCGAGCTCCAGAAAGCGGCCACTCGCTTGTTGCGCATGAGCGGTCAACAGGCAATGACGGTCGCGGAAGGCCTCTACAACAAGGGGTTCATCAGCTATCCCAGAACCGAGACGGACCGCTTCGACAAGGGCATCGATCTGAAGGCGCTGGTCAGGAAACAAACGCCCGACAACCGATGGGGAGAGTACGCGCAAGGGCTCCTGGACGGCAACTTTCAACAACCGCGCGAGGGTAAACACGACGACAAGGCCCACCCGCCCATCCACCCCGTCACGTACGCGGCACCGACGGTGCTCAACGCGGACGAGAGGCAGCTCTACGAGTACGTCGTGCGCCGGTTCCTGGCGTGCTGCTCGGAGGACGCCAAGGGCCTCGCGACGGACGTGGAGATACTCTACGGAGAGGAAACCTTCCATGCTCGCGGACTGGTCGTCCTGGAGCGCAACTACCTCGACGTGTTTGTCTACGAGAAATGGAACGACTCGGCGCAGCTCCCGCAGTTCGCGCCGGGCGAGATCTTCCAGCCGACGGAAGCGATGATGACGGACGGCAAAACAAGTCCGCCGGGATATCTCACGGAAGCCGATCTCATCGCCCTCATGGACGCCAACGGCATCGGCACGGACGCGACAATGGCAGAGCACATCCAAAAGATTCAAGACAGGGAATACGTCCAGCTGGCGGACGGGGGTCAACGGGgtcaggacgacgacgacgacgacggcgacggccaggataggccgccgtcaccgccggcgagaggtggacgaggtggCCGCGGCAGTCGCGGCGGACGGGGAGGGGCTAGAGGGGGCCGCggcgcgtcgtcggcgtccgggcggcgaggactcaaggtcttcatcccgaCGCAGCTCGGCGTGGCTCTCATCACGGGGTTCGATCGCATGGAGTTCGAGACGAGTCTGGGCAAGCCCTTCCTGCGCAAAGAGATGGAGAACAAGATGAAGGCGATATGCGACGGGCGCATGACCAAGGACGCCGTCCTGCGGGAGAGTCTCGGCCAGTACCGGCAGGTATTCCGGGACTCGCAGGAGCGGCTCAACGTGCTCAAGGCG GCGTGTCGCGAATTCATGTCGATTCGCGCGTGA
- a CDS encoding Duf1295 domain-containing protein, translated as MALPSINSLEECSEWAKAAEPLLPQLLDLPRRIVASPQSLPRIYLETNPLVSGFAFSLLIAVVTLVVSEYHRNYSQIDRLWSLLPNWYVVHTAAWAYLNGEPSQRVALAAVATTLWSTRLTFNYWRKGGYERGSEDYRWEIVRKYVPGWVFFLFNVTFISFIQSVLLFAFSAVPAYSLLLASRLEPEVTAADWSFFAVLVGLVVTEFISDGQQWDYQTAKASYKKSAKVPRGWAREDLDRGFVASGLWAYSRHPNFFAEQMVWFVLYQWSCYATKVLYSYTFAGSAFLVMLFQGSTWLTELITAGKYPEYSEYQKQVGMFMPKSLFPYAKPPPKVIRTSELAKRQSKKDK; from the exons ATGGCGCTGCCCTCCATCAACTCCCTCGAGGAGTGCTCCGAAtgggccaaggccgccgagcccctcctcccgcagctcctcgacctgccgcgCCGCATCGTCGCAAGCCCGCAGTCGCTGCCCCGGATCTACCTCGAGACGAACCCGCTCGTCTCCGGCTTCGCCTTCTCCCtgctcatcgccgtcgtcaccctcgtcgtctccgagTACCACCGCAACTACTCCCAGATCGACCGTCTGTGGAGCCTGCTGCCCAACTGGTACGTCGTGCACACGGCCGCCTGGGCCTACCTGAACGGCGAGCCGTCGCAGAGGGTTGCTCTCGCCGCTGTTGCGACCACCCTCTGGAGC ACCCGCTTGACCTTCAACTACTGGCGCAAAGGAGGCTACGAGCGCGGAAGCGAAGACTACAGATG GGAAATCGTCCGTAAATACGTCCCCGGCTGggtcttcttcctcttcaacgtgaccttcatctccttcatccagtccgtcctcctcttcgccttctccgccgtcCCGGCCTACtcgctcctcctcgccagccGCCTCGAGCCCGAGGTTACGGCCGCCGACTGgtccttcttcgccgtcctcgtcggcctcgtcgtcaccgagTTCATCAGCGACGGCCAGCAATGGGACTACCAGACCGCCAAGGCCTCCTACAAGAAGTCCGCCAAGGTTCCCCGCGGCTGGGCCCGCGAGGACCTCGACCGCGGCTTCGTCGCCAGCGGCCTGTGGGCCTACAGCCGGCACCCCAACTTCTTCGCCGAGCAGATGGTCTGGTTCGTGCTGTACCAGTGGAGCTGCTACGCGACCAAGGTGCTGTACAGCTACACGTTCGCCGGCTCCGCGTTCCTCGTCATGCTGTTCCAGGGCTCCACCTGGCTCACCGAGCTCATCACCGCGGGTAAGTACCCCGAGTACAGCGAGTATCAGAAGCAGGTCGGTATGTTCATGCCCAAGTCACTCTTCCCGTACGCCAAGCCGCCGCCCAAGGTAATCCGGACGAGCGAGCTGGCCAAGAGGCAGAGCAAGAAGGACAAATGA
- a CDS encoding 4-nitrophenylphosphatase: protein MSQQQQPKYLTGDAPAIEEFLDKFDVFLIDCDGVLWSGDHLFDGIRETLAFLRSRGKRTVFVTNNSTKSRAEYHKKFAALDIPSEVEDIFGSAYSSAVYVSRILDLPAGKRKVFVIGEAGIEAELRAEGVDFVGGTDPALRRDITPEDFAAIADGSALDPEVGVVLAGLDFHINYLKLSLGYQYLRRGAVFLATNTDSTLPMAHTFFPGAGSVSIPLVNMIQRQPLALGKPSQAMMDAIEGKFRLDRVRTCMIGDRLDTDIKFGVEGKLGGTLAVLTGVHKKEDWEKEDAAAVPAYYVDGLASLKLDA from the exons ATGtctcaacaacagcagcccAAATACCTCACCGGCGACGCCCCCGCCATTGAGGAATTCCTCGACAAGTTCGAC GTCTTTCTGATTGACTGCGATG GCGTCCTCTGGTCCGGCGATCATCTCTTTGACGGCATCCGCGAGACCCTCGCTTTCCTTCGCTCAAGAG GCAAGCGCACCGTCTTCGTGACCAACAACTCGACAAAGTCCCGGGCCGAGTATCACAAAAAGTTCGCCGCGCTCGACATCCCTTCGGAGGTCGAGGACATCTTCGGCTCGGCCTACTCCTCCGCCGTCTACGTCTCGCgcatcctcgacctgcccgcCGGCAAGCGCAAGgtcttcgtcatcggcgaggccggcatcgaggccgagctgcgcgccgagggcgtcgactTCGTCGGCGGTACCGACCCGGCCCTCCGCCGCGACATCACCCCGGAGgacttcgccgccatcgccgacggctccgccctcgacccggaggtcggcgtcgtcctcgccggcctcgacttCCACATCAACTACCTCAAGCTGTCGCTCGGCTACCAGTAcctccgccgcggcgccgtcttcctcgccacCAACACCGACAGCACCCTGCCCATGGCCCACACCTTCttccccggcgccggctccgtcTCGATCCCGCTCGTCAACATGATCCAGCGCCAacccctggccctcggcaAGCCGTCCCAGGCCATGATGGACGCCATCGAGGGCAAGTTCCGCCTCGACCGCGTCCGCACCTGCATGATCGGCGACCGCCTCGACACCGACATCAagttcggcgtcgagggcaagcTGGGCGGCACCCTCGCCGTGCTGACGGGCGTgcacaagaaggaggactgggagaaggaggacgccgccgccgtgccggcTTACTACGTCGACGGCCTAGCCAGCTTGAAGCTGGACGCGTGA
- a CDS encoding ATP-dependent DNA helicase II subunit 2, with protein MADKEASVYIVDLGSSMADCHNGRTEPDLDWSMRYVWDKISTTVAASRKTWTVGFIGLKTDETRNAMMDDEGYENISVLRELGPMTLTSLRELRAEVKPSETETGDAVSAVVLAVDMIEKFTRTLKYKRRIYLVTDGLAPIDGDDIDSIAKKINQDGIELTVLGVDFDDAEYGFKEEDKPSIKKKNEGILQELVSKCDKGQFATIAEAIDELDTPRLKPTRPYKTYDGPLTLGLADPPADLKIPPTPVVINVERYFRTKQAKPPTASTVVVSAEGQGAASQSTQALEGEPMEGVESVSGFAAVRSARTYRVNDPDAPGGKRDVEFDSLAKGYEYGRTAVAISESEWNVTKLETVRTFSIIGFIPCEKYEPFLNMGETCMTVSRKFDEKSQLALSSLIHALYELESYAVARLVVKDKKDPVLVLLAPRIEPDMECLYDVPLPFAEDVRGYQFPPLDRVVTVSGQEITENHRLLPGDDLTAAMSDYVDSMDLGTFGADEDGNPSEYAAIDDTYNPMIHRINQAIRQRAVDPQGTIEPVPPILVRYAAPPEELVEQSSSQIKTLVSAAQVKKVPPKAKGKRKHEASKPLSGLDVDALLGTQPKRPKISVENAIPEFKRALAVADEVETIVDAATQMGDIVARLVADSFGDANYARALENLTVLRGGLVDLDEPAVYNDIVRGLKGKILSGELGGDRREMWWKIRMSRLGLVDQATSEVSDVTSEQADEFLKSK; from the exons ATGGCCGACAAGGAGGCGTCGGTCTacatcgtcgacctcggctcGTCCATGGCTGACTGCCACAATGGCCGCACCGAGCCGGACCTGGACTGGAGCATGCGCTATGTCTGGGACAAGATATCGACCACGGTCGCCGCCTCGCGCAAGACGTGGACCGTCGGCTTCATCGGTCtcaagacggacgagacgCGCAACGCCAtgatggacgacgagggctaTGAGAACATCTCCGTCCTGCGGGAGCTCGGCCCCATGACCCTGACCTCGCTGAGGGAGCTCAGGGCGGAGGTCAAGCCGagcgagaccgagaccggcGACGCAGTCTCCGCCGTGGTCCTCGCCGTGGACATGATTGAGAAATTCACCAGGACGCTCAAGTACAAGCGGCGCATCTACCTCGTCACTGACGGGTTGGCCCccatcgacggcgatgacATCGACTCGATTGCGAAGAAGATCAACCAAGATGGGATTGAGTTGACTGTTCT GGGCGTCGACTTTGACGATGCAGAGTACGGCTTCAAGGAGGAAGACAAGCCCTCGATCAAG AAAAAAAACGAGGGGATCCTCCAGGAACTCGTCTCCAAGTGCGACAAAGGTCAGTTCGCAACCATTGCagaggccatcgacgagctcgacaCCCCGCGCCTCAAGCCAACCAGGCCGTACAAGACGTACGACGGGCCCCTGAccctcggccttgccgacCCGCCCGCGGACCTCAAGATCCCGCCCAcgcccgtcgtcatcaacgTCGAGCGCTACTTCAGGACCAAGCAGGCCAAGCCCCCGACAGCTTCCACGGTCGTCGTGTCGGCCGAGGGGCAGGGCGCTGCTTCCCAATCGACGCAGGCCCTCGAAGGTGAGCCCATGGAGGGAGTTGAGTCGGTGTCGGGTTTCGCGGCGGTCCGGTCCGCACGTACGTACAGGGTCAACGACCCCGACGCCCCAGGCGGCAAGCGCGACGTCGAGTTCGATTCGTTGGCCAAGGGGTACGAGTACGGccggacggcggtggcgatcAGTGAGTCCGAGTGGAACGTCACCAAGCTCGAGACCGTCAGGACCTTTAGCATCATCGGATTCATCCCCTGTGAAAAG TACGAACCGTTCCTCAACATGGGCGAGACCTGCATGACAGTCAGCCGCAAATTCGACGAAAAGTCACAACTCGCACTCTCCTCCCTCATCCACGCCCTCTACGAGCTCGAGTCCtacgccgtcgcccgtctcgtcgtcaaggacaagaaggaccCTGTCCTGGTTCTCCTCGCCCCGCGCATCGAGCCGGACATGGAATGTCTCTACGACGTGCCCCTCCCCTTCGCGGAGGACGTCCGCGGGTACCAATTCCCGCCCCTTGACCGCGTCGTCACTGTCAGCGGGCAGGAGATCACGGAAAACCACCGCCTGCTgcccggcgacgacctcACGGCAGCGATGAGCGACTACGTCGATTCCATGGACCTGGGCACTTtcggcgccgatgaagaTGG AAACCCGTCAGAGTACGCCGCAATCGACGACACCTATAACCCCATGATCCACAGGATCAACCAAGCCATCCGCCAAAGGGCGGTCGACCCTCAGGGTACCATCGAACCCGTTCCTCCCATCCTCGTCCGCTATGCCGCACCAcccgaggagctcgtcgagcagtCCAGCTCGCAGATCAAAACCCTCGTTTCAGCAGCGCAGGTCAAGAAAG TGCCCCCCAAAGCAAAAGGCAAACGCAAGCACGAGGCGTCGAAACCCCTCtcgggcctcgacgtcgacgccctcctgGGCACGCAGCCCAAACGGCCCAAGATCAGCGTGGAGAACGCCATCCCCGAGTTCaagcgcgccctcgccgtcgccgacgaggtcgaaaCGATTGTCGACGCGGCCACGCAGATGggcgacatcgtcgcgcgGCTCGTGGCCGACAGCTTCGGCGACGCCAACTAcgcccgcgccctcgagAACCTCACCGTCctgcgcggcggcctcgtcgacctcgacgagccggCGGTGTACAATGACATCGTTAGGGGCCTCAAGGGGAAGATCCTCTCCGGggagctgggcggcgaccGACGCGAGATGTGGTGGAAGATTCGGATGTCGAGGCTGGGGCTCGTGGATCAGGCGACGTCCGAGGTGTCGGACGTCACGAGCGAGCAGGCTGACGAg TTTTTGAAATCAAAATAA
- a CDS encoding QDE-2-interacting protein translates to MDRPHDEQLRMLLIRAFEKRMKFEEGPHQEVEEDPETIVLDPLALDHQTAAKKAATKGTSITKPTLGKAATHFVGPPLEPSRSDKLAPAALDALLKQDFPRFKNMKAGDLSEEGMTFVAWDLARRYPSSFIGKMNRPKAQPFFDDMTEEQTWDFFYVYHPQALDSNPYIFVPTEQFQHFLDVINASIQTNLTIPAGKPGEMFYVTFGPSCTIRPKYIARSASHNEYRAVRDTIPPPEKEDACAGATAFGKEMLLSLLNMHNNYKDTKTKSSKKKQEKAHNREESLYDAQLYLGLRPKASDVKNKEKETALDKPLPHAREQDVVFVCIDIEVAEEHHGTVLEIGLSILDTRNLAGVPPGENGRNWVPFIKNRHLITDEYRHIRNRKYIKGCPENFNFGKSEYPKLSDLGPSIIAAINNLSEAGKEDVSEADRRFRNIVLVGHDLRADLGFLERMGVELWTVGGVMSRTLDTKDMHQAWRHESQGRSLAMVLTDLDIPHSNLHNAGNDAAYTLQAMLGVAVAAMVDKSQKKNADLEVEEQPVGV, encoded by the exons ATGGACCGGCCTCACGACGAACAACTGAGGATGCTTCTCATCCGGGCCTTCGAAAAGAGAATGAAGTTTGAGGAAGGCCCGCATCAAGAGGTGGAAGAAGACCCCGAGACCATCGTTCTCGACCCCCTCGCTCTCGACCACCAGACCGcagccaagaaggccgccacGAAGGGAACATCCATCACCAAGCCGACGCTCGGCAAAGCAGCTACCCACTTCGTCGGACCGCCCCTCGAGCCATCCAGATCCGACAAGCTGGCGCCTGCCGCTCTCGACGCTCTCCTCAAACAGGACTTCCCCAGGTTCAAGAACATGAAAGCCGGCGACCTCTCGGAGGAAGGCATGACCTTCGTCGCATGGGACCTGGCTCGGAGATATCCCTCGAGCTTCATCGGCAAGATGAACCGCCCCAAA GCGCAGCCCTTCTTCGACGACATGACAGAGGAGCAGACCTGGGACTT CTTCTACGTCTACCATCCACAGGCGTTGGACAGTAACCCCTACATCTTCGTCCCGACCGAGCAATTCCAGCACTTCCTCGACGTCATCAACGCCTCGATCCAGACGAACCTGACTATCCCCGCCGGCAAGCCGGGCGAGATGTTCTACGTCACCTTCGGACCCAGCTGCACAATTCGCCCAAAGTACATCGCCCGCTCGGCCTCGCACAACGAGTACCGAGCCGTCCGTGACACGATTCCTCCccccgagaaggaggacgcCTGCGCCGGCGCGACCGCCTTCGGAAAAGAGATGCTCCTGTCCCTCCTCAACATGCATAATAACTACAAGGacaccaagaccaagagcagcaagaagaagcaggaaAAGGCCCACAATCGCGAGGAGTCCCTCTACGACGCGCAGCTGTACCTCGGCCTCCGTCCTAAGGCGAGCGACGTCAAGAATAAGGAGAAGGAGACCGCTCTGGATAAGCCGTTGCCCCATGCGCGCGAGCAAGACGTTGTGTTTGTGTGCATCGACatcgaggtcgccgaggagcatCACGGTACCGTCCTCGAGATCGGATTGTCGATCTTGGACACCAGGAACCTTGCCGGCGTCCCGCCCGGTGAGAACGGCCGCAACTGGGTCCCGTTTATCAAGAACCGCCACCTCATCACCGATGAGTATCGACATATCCGCAACCGCAAGTACATCAAGGGCTGCCCCGAGAACTTCAACTTCGG TAAGAGTGAGTATCCCAAGCTCAGCGATCTCGGCCCCTCGATCATTGCGGCCATTAACAACCTCTCCGAGGCCGGCAAAGAGGACGTCTCCGAGGCTGACAGACGTTTCCGcaacatcgtcctcgtcggccacgaCCTTCGAGCCGATCTCGGCTTCCTGGAGCGGATGGGTGTCGAGTTGTGgaccgtcggcggcgtcatgaGCCGCACCCTCGACACGAAGGACATGCATCAGGCTTGGCGCCACGAGTCTCAGGGCCGTAGCCTGGCCATGGTTCTGACCGACCTGGACATCCCACACAGCAACCTCCACAACGCGGGCAACGACGCGGCATACACCCTGCAGGCGATGCTCGGTGTGGCGGTTGCGGCGATGGTGGACAAGAGCCAGAAAAAGAACGCTGATCTTGAGGTTGAGGAGCAGCCGGTTGGCGTTTGA